The Rosa rugosa chromosome 3, drRosRugo1.1, whole genome shotgun sequence sequence TTAAGCCTTAACTCCTTTATGCTTGCTAAGATAACCATATTTACAACATCAACTGGAAAAGCAACAGGCGGATCATCGACCAAATTGCTAGCTGGAATGGCAATATCCTCTAGACCCCCAGTACGTTATGTCCTCGCACACCAACCTTAGACAATAAAACAACAGAAAGTATTAAGAGCTGAATTGCAACTCAGATTTCAATTATTTGTAACAAATTATTCTCCAAATACCCTCATATTTCTGATATAGATTGTGGTACACGTCCATTAACAAATTGAATCTGTCAGAGTTAAAAATCATATTTAAGAGAAACCAAAATCTCACCCAAAGGTAAAAATGCTTACTGGTTCACCATACCAGACTGGACAATATGAAAATGAAAGCGAGATCACAAATCCATAACTTAGGACATAGATAGCATATAATATTGGATCTAAAGCAAAattaatgaaaattgaaaaagaaaaacgaaaagtGGAACGAAAATGTTGGTGAAAAATAGATAGAAGAATTAAAGCAACTGGCATAGAAAGACAAATAACATTAGAAAGAGTGCAAAGCCGTCTTTGGCATAATTCAAACTAGTATCCAAAGCAAAACAAATAGTGCAACACATTCCAATCACACTAAATCGAAACTTACCACTCAAAAGTTACCAGCCAATAGATGATAGCCCAAGGCCCCTTGATCCTAGAAACCACATTCGACACACAACTTTCACACCCTCCCAGCAACCCCATTAGAACTTCACCATCATTCTCCTCACTAGCAATCTCAATCCCCCCAAAGATCTCACCTTTCCATAAAAACACCACACtaaattaaaacccaacacacaaaaccaagcaaaccaatccaaaacacccaaaattcaaaaacaaatacACACCATTATAAACAAGAACATTCATATTCAAATCTATCAATGGCTGAACTACTGGGTTTACTCCCCTGATCGCTGCAAAGTAGCTCCAAAAAAGTGCATATAAGGTGTTCGACCATTTGCCACGGAGAAGCAGTTGCTGAACTCCTCCAATTTGACTTGGCAAGAGTGCAAAACCAAGCCCGTGTTCTAGCTGGTCTTCGATATGAAATTGGAGGTGTTGAGGATTAAGACAAAGAAAGGATTAAGGTGTTGAGggaacacacaaaaaaaaaaaaaaaaaactaaaagacAAAAGCACTCAAACACACACAGCAAGTTCATCTACTCAATCACTTCAATTTTAAAAACAAGACAAGAAAATGCTAGTAGAGTATAAGCTTGTGCGAAACTCTACAAAGATAAGCACTCGAGTACATATGCAAGATGCTTCCAGAGGACTTACAGTGGAGCAACATTTTCATGCTTAATGAAGAATAGCACTTTCCCAACTAATGCTACTGCTTTGTTCAGACCCTCTGATAAAATATTTACAGTAGCCGTTTTATATGACGAATTCACTTACAAACAACGAAAATGACAAAAATTAGTATATTTCCCacaaataaaaaagataatGGCCATGCTCACTCAAGTTCATAAATCACCATAAGCTACACTACATGAAAGAGTAAGGTGGCATACAATTTACCACAGCCAGAGATGATGCTAAAGATGCAAGTCGTTTAGATCTGGCATGTCCCTATAGCACAAAATCTTATAAAATCAGCCACATTTCAAGAATATATATGGGTAAGACAAACTGGGAAATTTAATGGGATCATATGAGAttataaaaaacaaaatgacTCTCAATTGCCCTTAACCTGGTGCTTCTTTACTTGATTGTGATCaatattaataatttaatacaaGTTCTTAGTGTCCTTGTTTTAGTCTCCAGTTTCTCAATCTCATCAAATGCAGTCCGCAAAATGGTGGCTTGCAACTAGTAAACCATGGTACTACTAAAATTGGGGGAAACACATACTCAAGACCTCAAGATACCACATTTACGAATGAAAAATGCATTACCCTTAACAAATTATCTAGCTTGTCAAGAAGGTTAACAATCTTTTGAACCTCTTCGGTAGCATTGAGACCAGGATCCTTTAAAGCAGCAGTTTCAAATCCAGTAAAGGCCATTTCATAGTTTTCTAGATATTTGTTTACCTGAAATATTGCTATTGTCACAATATATCTTAAGTACCACTCCAGTAATTTAAATGATACTGGAACTCAATCTTGCAGCATGAATGGTCCCTAAAATGGCCAATACACTAAAGTCATTGACAACAGGAATTAAGGATCCATGACCATAATGAAGGCTTCTACTTTTCAGACAGAAACTACGACAAAATTTTATAGTTTCCCAATATTATAACTTTCTTGCTAAAGTATTCTATGAGGGCAACACATACTTACATATATAGGTACCAGAGCTCTTTCATGTCAAGCACCTATGAAAGTGCATACTGCATGCACCCCAATCCCCCCATATGTAGTGAGGCACCATTACATGAAACTTCAATTCCAAAATCCTAAATCCTAAATTACCACAAAGAAGAATTCCTTTTGTCTTTTTTAACTACACTTCATAGAGTCACAGCTGCTATGAAGATTCAACAGTACAATCAATGCCCCAACTGGCCCTCCAGTAAGAAACAAGACTATAAATCCTATTACTaatcaaacccagaaacacaCGTTAATCAGCAAAAGAAAAGCTGCATTCTTTTTCTCAAAAAGAATGAAACCCAGAATTGGGGCAAATTGTTAACaaagaaaaaccctaaatttgaaATAAAATCGAATCAAATTAAAGAACCCAGAGTTTTCCTTACATTTTCTCCACTATGCTGTCTTGGAAAGAGCAGTTCTTGAATTAGGTACCAGGACTTGGGCTTTTCTTGATGAATCCATAGTACCTGAACCCACAAATTCGCACAGTAATAAGAGAAGGAGGCacagagaaaacaaaaatagatgATGAAAATATGCGATTAATCGAAAAGACCAAAACGAAATCCACCAAGGGTAGATCTGAGCTTCCCTATCACGAACCCAACCTGAATTGCAGAACTCCGATTCCATTTATCGTCTTCAAGCAGAGGAGCTGATCCAAGGGTGGTGTCGTGAATTGGTGGCCAAAAATGGTGGTCTCCGATGATGGCAGAGAGAAGTGGAAGGGAAAGAGAATAGAAGGtaagaggagaggagagagagaggcgtgTGCGGCCcgagagaggaagaaggagaaaaggagGAAATGCTAGGGTTCCCTTTACTTTATTTACTTTATATACTGCTCTAACATTTTACCAAAATTTGGTCTAACGGAGGGAagtgaattttgaaaatttaaccaAGCCTTAAAAGCCAATTCTAGGGCGCCAGCATattgaaccctaaaactcagacaacatcaactCAAGTACATTGTCCGAAAGAGAGTGGCACAATAAAAACCTAAAAACTATTGTGTGAATCagaacaatcagacaacatctttcagCAGGCATTGACTTAAAagatatcagacaacagacacctaaaataaaataaaacagttgtgtgactgaaaataatcagacaacagcaaaaataaaccattgtataaatgaaccttggacaacatcacataataactgttgtctgaattgactcattcagacaacatcaaaaaaatcaaccattgtctgaaatgcttttgcacaagagccaagaaaaaactgttgttggattcgaaaacttagacgacataatatttcttgctgtcgtctgattatttcagacgacagttaaaatgtttgctgtcgtctgattccgaaattggtgtagtggccccagctaggatgcgtgggagggaaggatattttggcacaactcaatccttggatcatcaacactcaaaattcgtctcatgagtatcttctggattatggttattgttgggggacgtctcaatgtcagaacctattcctgaaaatatagagctctatgaaaattacactagtgtacatgagacgtgggatagaaactccatcataattgatgatgtagttgcgcatgagtttgttgagtcctatgatatcaaaccacgctccgttgatgaatgaataccaacatagagaaatttggcctaaatggaaagatgcgatccaggttaagttggattctctaatgaagaggaaggtttttgagccaatgatgccaacacctcctaacataaaacctattgactaatgggtctttgttagaaagcgtgatgagaaaatcATGTCATCAGATCTCAGGTCTAAAACCCAAATTGAGTACCCAACCTCCCACCTACCATCGATTGCCACAATTAATgcatgattttattttattttaagaaGAAACGATAAACTTCATTATCAAGTtagtaaaataataaaagaagCTATGACGTAGTCGTCCGTCAAAataaattcttttatttaatgATATATAGATAAGTCAATAAACTTAAGGGGAGTGCTACGTATACACGCAAGACGTGTATGAGAATTCTTAGACTCAGATCCTTATTTGACACGTGGCTCCTCACTTTCTTATGAAATATTTAGTGAGGAGTCACGTGTCAAATAAGAATCTGTATGCAGCACTCCCCTAAACTTAATAGTCATGTAAGATTCATGTGGATTCAATATCATTTGACCAAGTTATATACAAACACCTGAGGACTTATGGATGAAGTTATAAGAGAGTGTGATGAGTTAAATACCCAAATACTACTAAGAGATATTATAGAGATTCAGTCACACTACTAGATTGTCTTTTACTGGTGGAGCATTGATGTGATTCTCCTCCGTATAAATGAGGTCATGTAACCTCTAAT is a genomic window containing:
- the LOC133736985 gene encoding uncharacterized protein LOC133736985 isoform X5 produces the protein MESEFCNSGWVLWIHQEKPKSWYLIQELLFPRQHSGENVNKYLENYEMAFTGFETAALKDPGLNATEEVQKIVNLLDKLDNLLRGHARSKRLASLASSLAVVNCEIFGGIEIASEENDGEVLMGLLGGCESCVSNVVSRIKGPWAIIYWLVTFEWLVCEDITYWGSRGYCHSS
- the LOC133736985 gene encoding uncharacterized protein LOC133736985 isoform X1; translation: MESEFCNSGWVLWIHQEKPKSWYLIQELLFPRQHSGENVNKYLENYEMAFTGFETAALKDPGLNATEEVQKIVNLLDKLDNLLRGHARSKRLASLASSLAVVNYQLEHGLGFALLPSQIGGVQQLLLRGKWSNTLYALFWSYFAAIRGVNPVVQPLIDLNMNVLVYNGEIFGGIEIASEENDGEVLMGLLGGCESCVSNVVSRIKGPWAIIYWLVTFEWLVCEDITYWGSRGYCHSS
- the LOC133736985 gene encoding uncharacterized protein LOC133736985 isoform X4 yields the protein MAFTGFETAALKDPGLNATEEVQKIVNLLDKLDNLLRGHARSKRLASLASSLAVVNYQLEHGLGFALLPSQIGGVQQLLLRGKWSNTLYALFWSYFAAIRGVNPVVQPLIDLNMNVLVYNGEIFGGIEIASEENDGEVLMGLLGGCESCVSNVVSRIKGPWAIIYWLVTFEWLVCEDITYWGSRGYCHSS
- the LOC133736985 gene encoding uncharacterized protein LOC133736985 isoform X3, translated to MESEFCNSGWVLWIHQEKPKSWYLIQELLFPRQHSGENGHARSKRLASLASSLAVVNYQLEHGLGFALLPSQIGGVQQLLLRGKWSNTLYALFWSYFAAIRGVNPVVQPLIDLNMNVLVYNGEIFGGIEIASEENDGEVLMGLLGGCESCVSNVVSRIKGPWAIIYWLVTFEWLVCEDITYWGSRGYCHSS
- the LOC133736985 gene encoding uncharacterized protein LOC133736985 isoform X2, giving the protein MESEFCNSGWVLWIHQEKPKSWYLIQELLFPRQHSGENVNKYLENYEMAFTGFETAALKDPGLNATEEVQKIVNLLDKLDNLLRGHARSKRLASLASSLAVVNLNSSYKTATVNILSEGLNKAVALVGKVLFFIKHENVAPLPARTRAWFCTLAKSNWRSSATASPWQMVEHLICTFLELLCSDQGSKPSSSAIDRFEYECSCL